One genomic window of Nicotiana sylvestris chromosome 10, ASM39365v2, whole genome shotgun sequence includes the following:
- the LOC138880253 gene encoding uncharacterized protein has product MARRMRSLEQSLKNMQGLSGQKSVSYTDLCMFPHVHMSVGFKTPKFEKYDGHGDPIAHLKKYCNQLHGAGGKEELLMAYFGESLVGIASEWYMVQDISRWHIWDDLAKDFVRQFQYNIDIAPDRNYLSNLKKKPSENFREYAIKWREQASRVKPPMDEIEMGGSGGIAKGNKREETFMATSGTRRNYTPRSLLSERTPQHYYPHQDLAYTPQPYSVMTTQPYVRPPQQANRSQALPPINQPPYRHHYNPQLPQNNFHPQEPPRRQTFTPIGEPYSTLFPKLVQMGFLQPVPQTRQNPASPAYKASVRCAYHSGEEGHDTNDYWTLKRVVKNLIEQGKIVLRDEEVPNVTNNPLPAHNNGPLIGMIYEDKEFDPSLKAIIAIVDAERKPKTTLKQEKGEKKTNTVKAELEKKAETKT; this is encoded by the exons ATGGCGAgaagaatgaggagcctcgagcagagtttaaaaaatatgcaaggcttaagcgggcagaagagtgtctcctatactgatctgtgcatgttccctcacgtgcacatGTCCGTAGGGTTCAAAACAccgaagtttgagaaatatgatgggcatggcgatcccattgctcacctcaaaAAGTACTGCAACCAATTGCATGGGGCTGgaggcaaagaagaattgttgatggcatacttcggagaaagcttggtgggaatagcctcagagtggtatatggttcaggacatatctcgatggcacatTTGGGATGATCTTGCCAAAGATTTTGTAAggcagtttcagtataatattgacatcgcgccAGACAGGAATTatttgtcaaacttgaagaagaaaccctcagaaAACTTCAGAGAATAcgctattaaatggcgcgagcaagcatcaagggtaaaacctcccatggatgaaatagaaatg ggtgggtctggaggaatagCAAAGGGAAATAAAAGGGAAGAAACGTTTATGGCAACATCGGGTACAAGGAGAAACTATACTCCCAGATCTCTTCTCTCAGAGAGGACCCCGCAACACTATTACCCTCACCAAGATTTGGCCTATACTCCTCAGCCATACTCGGTCATGACTACTCAGCCTTATGTCCGGCCACCGCAACAAGCCAATCGGAGCCAAGCTCTACCTCCCataaatcagcctccttaccgacaccactataatccacaactACCCCAGAATAACTTTCATCCTCAAGAACCACCTAGAAGACAaactttcacacccattggtgaaccgTATTCTACCTTATTCCCAAAACTggtccagatgggtttcctgcaaccagtccctcagacaaggcaaaatccagcatcacctgcttacaaagcTAGTGTCAGGTGTGCTTATCATTCGGGAGAAGAAGGGCATGATACCAATGATTATTGGACTTTAAAAAGGGTGGTAAAGAACTTAATAGAACAGGGAAAGATAGTATTAAGGGACGaagaggtcccaaatgtgaccaacaatccgttgcccgctcacaataatgggccgttgaTTGGGATGATCTATGAGGACAAGGAGTTTGATCCTTccctgaaagctataatcgccattgtcgatgcAGAGAGAAAGCCTAAAACAACCCTGAAgcaagagaaaggggaaaagaagactaaCACTGTCAAGGCTGAGCTCGAAAAGAAGGCTGAGACAAAGACATAG